Proteins from a single region of Haloplanus sp. GDY1:
- the aglF gene encoding UTP--glucose-1-phosphate uridylyltransferase AglF, whose amino-acid sequence MKAVILAAGKGTRLRPLTEDKPKVLVEVDDKPLIEYAFDSLIDIGVSEFVVVVGYKKEQIMERYDDEYRDVPITYAHQREQLGLAHALLTAEPYVDDDFMLMLGDNVFDANLGDVVNRQAEDRADAAFLVEEVPWEEASRYGVCDTNEYGEITRVVEKPDDPPSNLVMTGFYTFTPAIFHACHLVQPSDRGEYELPDAIDLLIQSGRTIDAIRMDGWRIDVGYPEDREKAEERLTGADSGVEAGDDVSAEPGTQ is encoded by the coding sequence ATGAAAGCAGTCATCCTCGCCGCCGGCAAGGGCACCCGTCTCCGCCCCCTCACCGAGGACAAACCCAAAGTCCTCGTCGAAGTCGACGACAAACCCCTGATCGAGTACGCCTTCGACTCCCTCATCGACATCGGCGTCTCCGAGTTCGTCGTCGTCGTCGGCTACAAGAAAGAGCAGATCATGGAGCGCTACGACGACGAGTACCGCGACGTCCCTATCACCTACGCCCACCAGCGTGAGCAACTCGGCCTCGCCCACGCGCTCCTCACCGCGGAGCCGTACGTCGACGACGACTTCATGCTCATGCTCGGCGACAACGTCTTCGACGCGAACCTCGGCGACGTCGTCAACCGCCAGGCCGAGGACCGCGCCGACGCCGCGTTCCTCGTCGAGGAGGTTCCGTGGGAGGAAGCGTCCAGATACGGCGTCTGTGACACCAACGAGTACGGCGAGATAACCCGCGTCGTCGAGAAACCCGACGACCCGCCCTCGAACCTCGTGATGACTGGCTTCTACACGTTCACGCCAGCCATCTTCCACGCCTGCCATCTCGTTCAACCCTCCGACCGCGGCGAGTACGAACTCCCCGACGCTATCGATCTCCTGATCCAGAGCGGGCGCACCATCGACGCCATCCGGATGGACGGCTGGCGCATCGACGTCGGGTATCCAGAGGATCGTGAGAAGGCCGAGGAGCGCCTTACTGGTGCGGATAGCGGAGTGGAAGCAGGCGACGACGTGAGTGCTGAACCCGGCACTCAGTAG
- a CDS encoding SDR family NAD(P)-dependent oxidoreductase: protein MFDGKNVLITGGAGSVGRVLTRNLLDEDPNVVRLLDNSEPALADLRAEFDDGRCRFLAGDIRDKDRLMRAMQNVDVVLHTAAMKHVDISEYNPFEAVKTNVLGVQNVVDTAIDAEVERLVFTSSDKAVNPANTMGTTKLLGEKLVTAGNKYRGDVDLSLASVRFGNVLNSSQSVIPIFHKQIRQGGPVKLTDRRMTRFFLSFKSLADLVLRSAEYTQGGEVFVRKMPAIRIEDLAEAMISWLGPHYGHDPEDIDVEIIGRRIGETLDEKLMTEREAARALENDELYAIPPETSERTDYLDYPGIEGFDSAETIVRSSENAEPLTKDEIVAILKREMEVPTDE, encoded by the coding sequence ATGTTCGACGGCAAGAACGTGTTGATAACTGGCGGAGCCGGGTCGGTCGGCCGCGTGTTGACACGAAACCTCCTTGACGAAGATCCGAACGTGGTCCGTCTGCTCGACAACAGCGAACCCGCACTCGCCGACCTTCGCGCCGAATTCGACGACGGCCGGTGCCGGTTCCTCGCGGGCGACATACGTGATAAAGACCGTCTCATGCGGGCCATGCAGAACGTTGACGTGGTGCTTCACACGGCCGCGATGAAACACGTCGACATCTCGGAGTACAACCCCTTCGAGGCCGTCAAAACGAACGTTTTGGGGGTGCAGAACGTCGTCGACACGGCCATCGACGCCGAAGTCGAACGGCTGGTGTTCACTAGCAGTGACAAGGCGGTCAATCCCGCCAACACCATGGGTACGACTAAACTCCTCGGTGAAAAACTCGTGACGGCCGGGAACAAGTACCGTGGCGACGTCGACCTCTCACTCGCATCGGTGCGCTTCGGCAACGTCCTCAACTCCTCGCAGTCCGTCATTCCGATCTTCCACAAACAGATCCGACAGGGCGGTCCAGTCAAGTTGACCGACCGCCGAATGACCAGATTTTTCCTCTCGTTCAAGAGCCTCGCCGATCTCGTGTTGCGGTCGGCGGAGTACACGCAGGGTGGCGAGGTGTTCGTCCGGAAGATGCCGGCCATTCGAATCGAGGACCTCGCGGAGGCGATGATCTCGTGGCTCGGACCGCACTATGGGCACGATCCGGAAGACATCGATGTCGAGATAATTGGCCGGCGAATCGGGGAGACGCTGGACGAGAAGCTCATGACCGAGCGCGAAGCGGCTCGCGCGCTGGAGAACGACGAACTGTACGCGATCCCTCCGGAGACGAGCGAACGAACGGATTATCTGGACTATCCGGGGATTGAGGGATTCGACTCGGCAGAGACTATCGTTCGCTCCTCAGAGAACGCGGAACCGCTGACGAAAGACGAAATCGTTGCGATTCTTAAGCGAGAGATGGAGGTTCCAACCGATGAGTGA
- a CDS encoding dTDP-glucose 4,6-dehydratase has translation MSERTVVVTGAAGFIGRWVVSELLDRGVTIRGLDDFSNGSRENIAEFDDERFSIVDGDVRDRTVVESLFDDEVDACIHLAAEIDVQESLDDPMDHFQTNVVGTQNVLEACREQETRLGLVGTCMVYDMLNAGEGIDEDHPVKPASPYAGSKLASENMAESYYHGYDLPVTILRPFNTYGPFQKTGMAGGVVSIFVDRDLDDRTLKIFGDGTQTRDLLYATDCARFIVDATFSDDTVGEVINAGTGEEISINDLADLVATEGTDIEHVEHHHPQSEVQRLQCDPSKARDLLGWTPEVSLQEGVDRLRTWMRNGEP, from the coding sequence ATGAGTGAGCGTACTGTCGTCGTCACTGGCGCTGCAGGGTTTATCGGCCGCTGGGTCGTAAGCGAACTCTTGGATCGGGGTGTCACCATCCGAGGACTGGACGACTTCTCTAACGGGAGCCGTGAGAATATTGCTGAATTCGACGACGAGCGGTTCTCGATCGTCGATGGAGACGTACGTGATCGGACTGTTGTCGAATCGCTCTTCGACGACGAGGTGGACGCCTGTATCCATCTCGCGGCCGAAATTGACGTACAAGAGAGTCTCGACGACCCAATGGATCACTTCCAGACGAACGTCGTCGGTACCCAGAATGTCCTTGAAGCCTGTCGAGAGCAGGAAACCCGGCTCGGCCTCGTGGGAACCTGCATGGTCTACGACATGCTCAACGCGGGCGAGGGAATTGACGAGGACCACCCTGTGAAACCCGCCTCGCCGTACGCCGGGTCGAAGCTGGCCAGTGAGAACATGGCCGAGTCCTACTATCACGGCTACGACCTTCCAGTGACTATTCTGCGTCCTTTCAACACGTACGGGCCGTTCCAGAAGACGGGGATGGCAGGCGGGGTGGTCTCCATCTTCGTCGACCGTGACTTAGACGACCGGACCCTGAAGATTTTCGGCGACGGGACCCAGACCCGGGACCTCCTCTACGCGACCGACTGTGCTCGGTTCATCGTCGATGCGACGTTCAGCGACGACACTGTCGGTGAGGTGATCAACGCGGGAACTGGCGAGGAGATCTCCATCAACGACCTCGCTGACCTCGTGGCTACGGAGGGCACCGATATCGAACACGTCGAACATCACCATCCCCAGAGCGAAGTCCAGCGCCTCCAGTGCGATCCGAGCAAGGCACGTGACCTGCTCGGATGGACACCGGAGGTGTCGCTGCAAGAGGGTGTCGATCGTTTGCGGACGTGGATGCGGAACGGTGAACCATGA
- a CDS encoding DegT/DnrJ/EryC1/StrS family aminotransferase encodes MTESPAKYGGRPVRTDVLGYGRQSITDAEKEAVVDALDGDYITRGPTVNQFEERVAAHVGIDHAVAVTSGTAALHLSGLAAGFGPGDEVVTTPLTFASTAHAATYTGATPVFADIDPETRTLDPDAVRERLGPDTAGIVPMHYAGYPADIDVFLDIADDHDLTLLWDACHAFGGTWRGDPIGAQADLSIFSFHPVKNITTGEGGMVVTDDDELAARVRSLRTFDMSYDVPGHEDEPWYQVVDGVGYNYNMTDMQAALGLAQLDRLSAFKRRRDEIAARYDEAFADIEGLRTPPNCETADPMYHLYAVEIRDGFGCDRTEFVNAMHAENVGVQVHYVPLHYHPFFQREYDYERGMFPEAERVYEGLVSLPLFPEMSDEDVEDVVRAVRRIHRHHTA; translated from the coding sequence ATGACCGAGTCTCCGGCGAAGTACGGTGGGCGACCGGTCCGAACGGACGTTCTCGGCTACGGGAGGCAGAGCATCACCGACGCCGAGAAGGAGGCCGTTGTCGACGCACTTGACGGCGACTACATCACACGCGGACCGACCGTCAATCAGTTCGAAGAGCGCGTCGCGGCTCACGTCGGCATCGACCACGCCGTCGCCGTCACGTCCGGCACAGCGGCACTCCACCTCTCCGGGCTGGCGGCCGGATTCGGCCCCGGAGACGAGGTGGTGACGACGCCGTTGACGTTCGCCTCGACGGCTCACGCGGCGACATACACCGGTGCGACGCCGGTCTTCGCTGACATCGATCCGGAGACGCGGACGCTCGATCCGGATGCGGTCAGAGAGCGACTCGGTCCGGATACGGCTGGCATCGTGCCCATGCACTACGCCGGGTACCCGGCCGACATCGACGTATTCCTCGACATCGCCGACGACCACGACTTGACGCTCCTCTGGGACGCCTGCCATGCCTTCGGCGGAACGTGGCGCGGCGACCCCATCGGCGCTCAGGCGGATCTGAGCATCTTCAGTTTCCACCCGGTCAAGAACATCACGACGGGAGAGGGCGGAATGGTCGTCACCGACGACGACGAACTCGCCGCACGCGTCCGAAGCCTTCGGACCTTCGACATGTCGTACGACGTTCCCGGCCACGAAGACGAACCGTGGTATCAGGTCGTCGACGGCGTCGGCTACAACTACAACATGACCGATATGCAGGCCGCGCTCGGGCTGGCACAACTCGACCGGCTGTCGGCGTTCAAGCGGCGGCGCGACGAAATCGCCGCTCGCTACGACGAGGCGTTCGCCGACATTGAGGGGCTTCGGACGCCCCCCAACTGTGAGACTGCCGATCCGATGTACCACCTGTACGCCGTCGAAATTCGCGACGGGTTCGGCTGCGACCGCACCGAGTTCGTGAACGCGATGCACGCGGAGAACGTCGGTGTCCAGGTTCACTACGTGCCGCTCCACTACCATCCGTTCTTTCAGCGCGAGTACGACTACGAACGCGGGATGTTCCCCGAAGCCGAGCGAGTGTACGAGGGACTAGTGAGTCTACCGCTCTTCCCGGAGATGTCGGACGAAGACGTTGAGGACGTGGTTCGGGCAGTCCGGCGGATTCATCGGCATCACACGGCTTGA